A genomic window from Acinetobacter lwoffii includes:
- the trmB gene encoding tRNA (guanosine(46)-N7)-methyltransferase TrmB, whose translation MSNDQLDQQVVELENLSEHREIVTFMRRSMPLNTSQRTALEQYGHLILEYPVGDLRQHFEHPERPLTVEIGFGMGRSLVLMAKANPERNFVGIEVHVPGIAQCVYEAGIEGLTNLRVLDADAIQVLREMPDNSINAVQLYFPDPWQKKRHFKRRFVSHDRMPLVEQKLELGGTFHAATDWEPYAEWMIEVLEERPRLENLAGKGNSYPRPEWRPQTKFERRGIEAGHKINDFIFKKIS comes from the coding sequence ATGTCGAACGATCAATTAGACCAGCAAGTCGTGGAGCTGGAAAACTTAAGCGAGCACCGTGAAATCGTGACGTTTATGCGCCGCTCAATGCCGCTGAATACCTCTCAACGTACTGCGCTTGAACAATATGGTCACTTAATTTTGGAATATCCAGTCGGTGATTTGCGTCAGCACTTTGAACATCCTGAACGTCCTTTGACTGTAGAAATTGGTTTTGGTATGGGCCGTTCACTGGTATTGATGGCCAAAGCTAATCCTGAACGTAACTTTGTCGGAATTGAAGTCCATGTACCTGGAATTGCGCAGTGCGTGTATGAAGCAGGTATTGAAGGCCTAACGAACTTACGTGTGCTGGATGCTGATGCAATTCAGGTATTACGTGAAATGCCAGACAATAGTATTAATGCAGTTCAGTTATACTTCCCTGATCCATGGCAGAAAAAACGTCATTTTAAACGCCGCTTTGTTTCGCATGACCGTATGCCGCTGGTGGAGCAAAAGCTGGAGCTTGGCGGAACTTTCCATGCTGCAACGGACTGGGAACCGTATGCGGAATGGATGATAGAAGTATTGGAAGAACGTCCACGTCTGGAAAATCTGGCGGGCAAAGGCAATAGCTATCCTCGTCCGGAATGGCGTCCACAAACCAAGTTTGAACGTCGCGGGATTGAAGCAGGTCACAAGATTAATGATTTTATCTTTAAGAAAATTTCTTAA
- a CDS encoding Rossmann-like and DUF2520 domain-containing protein encodes MRISMIGAGRVAYHLALVLSAHHEIVQIYSRTLEKAQYLAEQFNAQAIAQPQQLDHEVDLVIIAVSDQSIANVIEQIHPYLQQNLIVHTSGSTHLNLLKNVHARAGVFYPLQTFSLERQIDWQQTPLLIEAVNEQDQILLLELANSLSNRVYTYSSSQRLSLHLAAVFACNFANYCYDMAKQVVDVQQVDFSLLYPLMLETANKATQNDPKQMQTGPAMRGDQNILNMHQQMLANMQREDLQNVYQLLSQQILTRHQK; translated from the coding sequence ATGCGGATCAGTATGATTGGGGCAGGGCGAGTGGCATATCATCTTGCCCTTGTATTGTCAGCACACCATGAGATCGTACAGATCTACAGTCGAACCCTAGAAAAAGCACAATATCTGGCTGAGCAATTCAACGCTCAGGCCATCGCTCAGCCTCAACAGCTGGATCATGAGGTGGATCTGGTCATTATCGCGGTCAGTGATCAGTCGATTGCCAACGTCATTGAACAGATTCATCCGTATCTACAGCAGAATCTGATCGTACATACCTCTGGCAGCACCCATCTCAATTTACTGAAAAATGTGCATGCGCGTGCAGGCGTATTTTATCCTTTACAGACCTTTAGTCTCGAACGCCAGATTGATTGGCAGCAGACGCCACTGTTGATTGAAGCGGTGAATGAACAGGACCAAATCCTGTTATTAGAACTGGCAAATAGCCTAAGCAATCGTGTTTATACTTATAGTTCCAGTCAACGTCTCAGTTTGCATCTTGCAGCGGTATTTGCCTGTAATTTTGCCAATTACTGTTATGACATGGCCAAGCAGGTGGTTGATGTACAACAGGTCGATTTCAGTTTGTTGTATCCCTTAATGCTGGAAACTGCCAATAAAGCCACTCAGAATGATCCCAAACAAATGCAGACCGGCCCAGCGATGCGTGGTGATCAGAATATCTTGAATATGCATCAGCAGATGTTAGCCAATATGCAGCGAGAAGATTTACAAAATGTCTATCAGTTGTTGAGCCAGCAGATTCTCACGCGTCATCAGAAATGA
- a CDS encoding thioesterase family protein — protein MSAYYSFIQREQHADGSTTAYYSSNIHAQGAWNPHEQHMAPATGILCVELEQFQPRADMRIGRVGLDIFGLIAFGEFSITTRMIRPGKTIELVEAEMCANGKTCIVARAWRMLTSDTKAIAGVEDFPIESPEYLPIWEGMRCWPGGYIQSIETRAHADHRAGKGIVWLRNSLDMVEGQPTTDFSRLLGMVDTANGIVPRQDPNSGWGFPNLDLQIHMHRLPQGKWLGLEVVQQYGEDGIGLTSGILHDVHGPFGRSEQILTLRKF, from the coding sequence ATGTCGGCATATTACAGTTTTATTCAGCGCGAACAGCATGCAGATGGCAGTACCACGGCCTATTATAGTTCTAATATTCATGCACAAGGTGCATGGAATCCGCATGAGCAGCACATGGCGCCAGCCACCGGTATTCTATGCGTCGAACTGGAACAGTTTCAGCCACGTGCTGACATGCGTATTGGTCGGGTCGGGCTGGATATTTTTGGCCTGATAGCCTTTGGTGAGTTTTCAATTACCACGCGCATGATCCGTCCGGGTAAAACCATCGAACTGGTTGAAGCTGAAATGTGTGCCAATGGGAAAACCTGCATTGTGGCACGTGCCTGGAGAATGCTAACTTCAGATACCAAGGCCATTGCCGGAGTGGAAGACTTTCCGATCGAAAGTCCAGAATATTTACCTATTTGGGAGGGTATGCGTTGCTGGCCAGGCGGTTATATCCAGAGTATTGAAACCCGGGCACATGCCGACCATCGTGCAGGCAAGGGCATTGTCTGGTTAAGAAATTCGCTGGACATGGTAGAAGGCCAACCGACGACAGACTTTAGCCGTTTGCTTGGTATGGTCGATACGGCCAATGGCATCGTGCCACGTCAAGACCCGAATTCCGGTTGGGGATTTCCGAATCTGGACCTGCAGATTCATATGCACCGTCTGCCGCAGGGTAAATGGCTGGGACTGGAAGTGGTGCAGCAATATGGTGAAGATGGTATTGGTCTGACCAGCGGGATTCTGCATGATGTTCATGGACCTTTTGGTCGAAGTGAACAGATTCTGACCCTGCGAAAGTTCTAA
- a CDS encoding class I SAM-dependent methyltransferase yields MAKNFHSEVVVASYDDHIRKLIPGYELVHQQIEAIFSIELLKTAHILIIGCGTGYELSYLLQRYPDWTFTAIDPSAAMLEQASKNLNSIDRQRVKFVQSMIQDLNQPDTFDAALAILVAHFISNSEKNGFFQAIQQCLKTNGLALTYDLMQPEDQQDIKIMQKLAQQTGLSVVQSNKMVERLEQDFHLLSAQNFKALLTKVGFKQCKIYCQIMNYHGFLIRK; encoded by the coding sequence ATGGCAAAAAACTTTCACAGTGAAGTCGTGGTCGCTAGTTATGACGATCATATCCGTAAACTGATTCCCGGTTATGAACTGGTGCATCAGCAGATTGAAGCAATTTTCAGCATTGAACTCCTGAAAACCGCTCATATATTGATAATAGGTTGCGGAACAGGTTATGAACTGTCCTATTTATTGCAGCGTTATCCAGACTGGACCTTTACTGCAATTGATCCATCAGCAGCTATGCTGGAACAGGCCAGTAAAAATCTGAATTCTATAGATCGACAAAGGGTGAAATTCGTCCAAAGTATGATTCAAGATTTGAATCAGCCAGATACGTTTGATGCTGCGTTAGCCATTCTGGTGGCACATTTCATTTCAAATTCCGAAAAAAACGGATTTTTTCAGGCTATCCAGCAGTGTCTTAAAACCAATGGTCTTGCATTGACCTATGACCTGATGCAACCCGAAGATCAGCAAGACATCAAAATTATGCAGAAGCTGGCACAACAGACAGGGTTAAGCGTGGTGCAAAGTAACAAGATGGTTGAACGCTTGGAGCAGGATTTTCACTTGTTATCTGCACAAAATTTTAAAGCGCTTTTAACCAAAGTCGGATTTAAACAGTGCAAGATTTATTGTCAAATCATGAATTATCATGGCTTTTTGATACGAAAATAA